tggtatatGTTTTTAGGGCTATGATGAGCGCAACTGATATGACCTCAACTTAATACAAAACATGCACTTACAATatgtcacaataacaaacacaacCGACGTGATaagtggttttcttttttttattttgctgtcagGTCAGGCAAtagctgctttgtttttctctgtggtgtGCCTTTATTCAGAATTGCTTAAATCATTTATGGTCCACATGGTATGTGGTCTTGGTTCAAAATTGGCTTTAGTTGAAGTGACCCAGCATGGAATTTCTTCCATAATGGATAGTTGTGGGTGGTTCTGCTTTCATTGTTGGGAGGGTCCCAGAGTCTTTGTTCTGAATTAGATTCAGGCCGCCAGCTCGTCCAGTGCATCCTGAAGCctgtacaaaacacaaattaaacattttgactttcaAAACATTCATGTTGAACATGTCTTGTTTGCTTACTGGAACTACTGCCTCGCTTTATGATATAAATTCTTGGCCATGCAAACCATGATAACAAGTGATTTTAGTATTcacctccaccaccatcatcaccttGCCTCgatctgtttttttcttacttgAAGTCTCCACCATCCAGCAGACTCTTGTAAGTGGCAATCTCGGCCTCCAGTTTCATCTTCATGTTGAGCAGCGCCTCATACTCTTGGGTCTGATGCTGGATATTTGCACGCAAGTTggtcagctcctcctccagacGGATAATAAGGGTGTTGTACTTCTCCATTTCCATGTTGTTTCGCATCTCTGTGTTTTGTAATGTGTCATCTAAGGAGGCCTTCTGATAAAGGAATCAAAAGGGGGAATCAAAAGAATGCCAAAGATATTTTAGGCAAGCAAGTCTAATTTAGGAGAACATGGGAAAGTCCCAGcctttgtgtaaaaaaaacaaaaacaaaaaaacattgctgctGTACAAACAGATATGACAAAATATCTGAGTGGGTGCTGTGTAATGGTCTGGGTATTTTAAAGAAGGATCTCAAACAAGAATTTAGAATCTAATGAGAGGATTAGATTATTTCGTGTTTTTCacaaataaagagaaaacaaatgaaaacagaatataaaacaCATGTTTGTAAAATGCATGCTTACTAAGCTCTGTTGGGATGCAAGTTCAATTTCCAGGGTCTGTATCTGTCTGGATAAGTCACTCCTCTCCATCTGGGCTCCATGGAGAGCTTCTGTGTTCTGTGAAACCTGCGCCTGCACTTCCACAATCTGACAAGGAGATGGGGAAAGGGTATTAGCCAACAAGATGCAAGATAGTTTCTGTAAGTGTATTTATAAATGATTAACCTTTTTAACTTGGCATCACCTGATTTTCATGCCATCGTTTGAGATCCTCTGCATTCTTAACAGCAATCTTCTCATAGTTGCTCCTAACTTCCTCCATGATCTGGGCCAGGTCCTGACCTTTGGGAGCGTCAACGTCCACTTGCACGCCTGACTGGGAGATCTGATTCCTCAGCTCCATCACCTCCTataggacagacagaaagagagaaatgaacAACAACTTGTGAGCCAGTGCACCAAGACAGTAAGGCGCGATAATAAATCTGGATGTAAGCTACTCGGTGTAAACTCACATTCTCATGGTTCTTCTTTAGGAAGATGAGTTCCTCCCTCACAgcttcaatctcactctcaatGTTCATCCTGGTCATGTTGGTGTCATCTATGACTTTCTTCAGCCCAGCAATGTCGGCCTCCACAGACTGACGGATTGCCATCTCGTTGTCGAACCTGTAGGAGTGCACAGGCGCAAATCGCTGTTATCCATGCTGCGCTGTATAGTATAAAGTTACAAAATGGCGCAACTAAAGAAATGTTTCCGGTACAAACCTGCTGTTACTAAAATCCTTTAGATATTAGACCAtgaactgtaaaaaaataaaataaaacctctGTACGGGCTTCCATTTGCAAAGTCCATACCTTTTGACTCCAAATCCTGCCTGCCTTTGTACAGGTTGTGGAGAGTGAGCTTAGATGTGCTTCCTTCACATAAACTTcatatataaaacaacaattttaaacaacttactttactttaaagTCGTCAGCAGCAAGACGGGCATTGTCGATCTGGAGCACAAAACGAGCATTCTCCGAAATCTTATCGAAGAtctggacagaaaaaaaaagaatttatgACAAACTTTTATCAGAcccataatttatttttgttttttttagttttttcataTATATCTGAAAAAACAATTGTTTAACCTCAAGCCTCTTAATTTAATGCATAACTTAGTAGTCTGCTCCACTCATTATATCCTATGAGGTAGCAATGAACACAGCTACAGAATTAAATGATGTGAATCACTTTTTCCCTTATGTTAAGCCCCAGAGTCAGATTACAGACTAGGGCCACAACATGGCTGAATCCATAGTAACGTTCAGTGAAAAGAGGAAccacagggaggacaggaagaGGGAATGTTCCTGTGCCAAAACAGAATCTGGTTTGTTTTAGCACTGTTGGAAAAATGGGTTTCCTGTATAAGTCATACAGAGaggtttttcttctttccagtTTTCACCCATCTGCACTGTCTCCGTCTGTAATTTACTTTGAATTACTGTACACTGAATGCGTTTATGTGTGCAGCGGTTGAAAAATTCCTTGTgcctgagtgtgtttgtgagtttaAAACTTTCTTATGTGTCAGTGGCATTCTGTCTCAGAGGAAATACTTGTCTCTTTATGTGTCGGGAAAAACACAGTGCCGCCATCAATCAGGGACCTTGAAGATTGGGAGTCTGTAGAAGAATGTGACATTTGACTCTGCTGACTGGAGCTGATTGTTATACAACCAGTGCACTCACGCGCAGCtatgtgtgcgcacacacaagCGCTCACTCTGGCAGTCCAagatcctgtgtgtgtgtgtgtgtgtgtgtgtgtgtgtgtgtcactacCACACATCTGTTTCTCATTGAGGCCCTCCTACGCCAGATAATGCTTGTAGAATCACCCTTTGCAAGCAGGACCATTTggaaatgcttttttttgtgGTGAAGGATTGTTGAGGGCTTTTCTTAGTCTCTCCCTCATGATACCCGCATGTTGGTGATTCATCACAGGAAGCTCTGGCCGGTTTGTGGCACGAACAAGGTTTATGGGGGAGGGTTAGTGCTTAGCAACCACACCCTTCATTCTCCGGAAAGAAATTGGATAACCTACAAAGAAAATGCTGCCTGTCTCAGCATAGACATTCTGATTCTTAATGTTCCACATCAGGCATTACAGAAATAATGAGTACACTGATAAAACTTACTGCTACAGGTACGGAAACTTTTGAAACAGAATGAGTGACAGAGGGCACTCATTGATTCTCATATTAAAGGCCCCATCCAAGGTTTCTGAAGCATTTGAACACTTCCCACACCTTTCTCATTGTCTCTCTCGCCCAACTTAGCTGTATCAAAGACATCACCCAACAACTACAGCTTCTCAGTTTTAGACATTTCACACTTCCACTTGTGTATTTTAATGATCATTTATCATTGTAATGCCTACCTGTTTGCGGAGGTCGTCTATGATGTGTTCATACTTGCTGTAGTCTCTCGTGTCGGGCCCCCCCTTCTCCAGGGCCTCCCTGATCTTCATCTCCAGCTCCTTGTTGGCCTGTTCCAGGTTCCTCACCGTCTCCAGGTAGTTGGCCAGACGGTCGTTCAGGTTCTGCATGGCTCCCCTTTCGTTACCCATGATCCCACCACTAGATGCCATGGATGCACTGCCACCACCAAAACTTGAGCCCATACCACCACCCATCCCACCACCTATTCCACTGCTTACCCTGaaggcagaggaagaagagatgacTGGAGCACCAGACCTCAGGGAAGACGTGGACACGGAGGAAATGCGGGCGCCCTGTCCACCGGCACCACCATAAATGCTGGCAGCACGGTACTGGGGTGTGGAGCGGGTCATGGAGATCTGCTGCACGTTGGATCTTCTGTAGCTCATTTTGATGAAGTTTAGACACGGCAGAGAATGAAGTGAAAAATTAGATGTGGAGAGTCACTGCTGGCCGGCTTAGAAAGTGACGCTGGCAGCGGGAAGTGGGGAACTTATACTCCTACTTCTCCCTCAGCCACAGCTGGTCTCTCAGACCCTGCCCACTTTCACATCACCCTGGTCTTCCCTTCCTGCTCCCCTCCCTGCTCTCTCATGCTCTCATTCACCCACTTGTTCTATTTTTTCCCCttggagacagaaaaaaacgacaatgtttttttctatctCCAAGGAAACGCGTGAggtatttttttctgttaaaaagaCTTAAAAACGTTCACATTTGATCAGCACttattttattgagtttatttgaTTAAACTACAGAGACCACATAAACCACAATGAACAACAAAGGAAAGAAAGCAGTAATAGACACGGTTTAACAGAGAAAGCTGGATTAGAATTAAAAAGGTTGGTAAAAAAGGGTAGAATACTCctttccaaaataaggtttacTTTGTACACATACAACCAAATTCCTTTGGTTTGCCCATGAAAGGCATACTGTCTACCATTCCCTGCATAGTTTCTCTGTTTGTGGTCAGTTGGGGCCCATAATAAACAGATTTGTGCTTACTTTCCTATCTCGACTGAATGGAATGTGAGATACAGCAGCTGCAGTACTGATTATTTTAGTTAAACCGAGGGTGGCggggaatgttttttttactggtGAATTACTGATGGCTGCAATCACAATCACATTCAACACCGACAACAGGGTGAACAGTGTTAACAATGGAAGCTGGATACTGAACAGGGAAAGCCTAAGGGCACCCAAGCTTCAAAGATACTCAGAAGACAAGAGAAGAGATGAGATGCATAAAGAACGAAAGTAAGCCAATAGCACATTGTTCAGAATACATTCAGAAGTAAAGAAAAGCTGTCCTCTTTCACCAATCATACTACAGGCGATTATCTGTCTAAATCAGTTCTATTGAGGATTTTGAACTATTATCTTTGAAATCTTATCTGTGGTACCTGTCATGAGAACTGCCtttgaattgttgttttttttcattgatCCTTTGTGAACtacaggggaaaaaaatctgaatcaaaGTAAAGAGTAACAAAACAGTGGTCAAAATAATCAGAATTAATACTTACTATAATGCTACTtttattgggttttttttcctgcatcaAAGTGACTAAATGACATAGTGACTACTGCTCCTAGGACTTTCACACTGGGCCCCTGAAAACTGGATAACAAAACCAAATGAACCACCCCCAGGGGAAACTGGCAACTGTTCAAACACCCTCCTGAGCTTCATACAACCTAGTTCTTTTCTTTCCTAATCTTACCTCACCTTCATGGTTGATCgggtttcagtgtttctcacactTCATTTAATTCTTTTAGTAAAACTCAACCAACAGAATAGCAAAGAGAAGCAAAAAGCAAAGGAAACACTGATGAGTCTGACCTGTAATGAGGACAGGCAGAATTAAAGAGGAACGATGGATTAAACCAGAATGACTCATACCTCATGACAGTGTCTCTACtgtcttgtttgtttgcatgtacATTGGCAACATTTTACCTCACCTCCCCCCACCCTGAAAAACAGGAAATTAACTCACAACAGTGAACTGCCTTGACCAACAGTGCTATACAGCCTATCTAGCATTTTGCAAGGCACATATCTTTGATTCCAGCTTACACCAGGTGTCCATGTAGAGACTTTTTTGGTGAATGATAACTCCCCAGATTTTATTTCCCCACAGGCAATATCTGGGTCTAAATCGCATGGCCCTTGCTCAGATAATTGTGGGAAAAAGGGGAGGTAAAGAGGAAAAGCTTGAGTCTGTGAGTCATAGCAACACATAGCAGGAATCTGGAAACTACCACAGGAGTTTATGTGCTTCACAAATCTTGGACAACTGTCAGATTATAACCACTCTCAGCGTGGCCTGGAATGAACTtcacctccctccctctttttatTTGGTTTCCTTTCGCCCAGCTTCAGTGCAGAATGAGAACTCTCACATGCTTATATACAAAGTCTAAAATGTGTATTTGCATAGATGCATATGCATATCTATGCATATGATCGTGTACACCCTAACAGATGCAAGAAGGAATGTGGAAATGCATGTGAGTGTGACGCCCTCATACATAGTCGCTTCCTTacatcctcccttcctctcttgtTCACTTCCTCACTGACCCACCCAAGATGGTTAGTAAGCACCAAAAGAGGcaatttgttgttgtgttgttgttctttttgaTATATACCTATATTCCAGTTTTATGGCCAGGTCTGTCGGTGACGTATAAGGGTCACACAGCAGAGGTTAGTGAAATATGTCGACTAAGAGACATTTCTCTGTGAGATGTCATGTCCAATTCTAGCGCTAAGACATTTCACAGGAAGACATAAAAGAGCAGTGAGTTAGATATGCTAGTGGAGAGTCACCTATACTCCCATTTCTCATGTCGATGCaaatgattaatttcatttaagGGAGTAAAACTGTTTCTTAAAAGAGCAACTTCACTACATGAGAATCTTAAGATTTAGATTTATCTTTTTAGAATTGTAAAGTTACATTAATTTAGATATGTGTGAGGAAAAGCTAAACAACTTATGACATGCAGTGTGTTTTGACACCTTTATTACATAAAGGAATCACATTTAGTGAGGAACAGGAGCACAGGACAAGCAAACAACAATAGGGATACAATCAAAGACAGcattgctttgagctaaatgctatataggctcacaatgacaatgataACATGCTATGGTTTAGCAGTTATGTTTACCAACTTACTTTAGCCTTTTGGCTTGTTAACACTGGCTAAATAGCACTgaatacaaagtacagctgagactgATAGTACTGCATGTTTTgaaggtatttggtcataatgcaaagttaagggatcacaaaataactttaaatgAATACTCTCTGCCAATTTCCTTGCAAAGCATCCAATAGTTGCTGAGATATCTCCATCTGGACCAGAGTGGTGTAAAGGACAGACTAATATTGTCATCCATAGAGCTACGCCACAAGTATAGCTAAAACTTCAGCAACATCCTCTAGTATGGATCAGGTTTCATGAGGTAGATTAGCTCACAGTCAATGAGAAACAATGATGATACCACGTGAGATGCCACTCCTCCTGTGGAATTTCCTGGGCTGAAAACACACTTCCATCCCTCAGTCACTAGGGGTCATCAGTCTCAAAGCAAACTAACCCACTGTGGAAGTCCTCACATGTGGTAACAGCATGTTTTTTGTACCTTTCTCCCTGACTTGATGCAATGATTACATGTGTGCAATTGTTTTACTCCAAGCACCATGCCATTGTGTTTCCTTCACGTCTGTGCTGGAGACTCTGTTTGAACAGGCATCACAGGGCGAAGCAGGAAGGAAGGGAGATTTATAACTGATTTTACTGATAGTTTTGAAGGTTTGGCAGAGTCTTTCTAAACGCTACAAAgtctaaaagctaaaaacacaatCATTTTTGTGGCATTTATCATTaccttttcattttattctgcATTTCCCTGTTCTATTTTCAATACTTTCACCTCAACTTCAGCCTTTAACTTGAGCTTAATATAGTCTGTATCTTTATTGTTTGCAGCAGTGATGACATCATCTTTGTCATTGCCTTCAGCCTGTTTAAGATTACGGTACACCATCATGGATCCTGCCCAGTTCTTACTGAACATCTCAGTCAATCTGTCAGTGGTTGTGAAATAGGTTTGTTTCTTATCTTTGCTAATTGTATTCTCATTTCCCCCCACTTGCTCATATTCTCCCcacccctcctctctgtcttgtAGCATGTATGTGTCTCCCTCAGCACATTCCTGACTTGATGTGTCATTTAGCAGCTTCATACAAACCAAAACATCACTGGCCTCATAAGAGATCTAAGGTCAGAGGGTTAGCTTCTTAAATTCCCTACGTTCCTCATGCAGAAAGAATGAGGAATTATCTTATCTGGAGAAAGGAGCAAAGCAGCTTTAAACTTGTTTAAATAATCAAACACGAAATAAACACAGCTCTGTTCAACAAAAACTGGTTAACTTGCACATATATGGTTGAATCCAAGTTTAGCACACCGGCTCCATTGTGAAGAGTCACGTCACTGTTTGAGGCAAGCCAAGCAAAACATGCATTTTCTGATTGGTCCAAACCATGAAAGTCCCTTTCAGGTTGTTAAGATGTACTTTCCACAACATGTGCCAATTCCACAACACACAGCACCTTGGGATTCGGCTCTTTTCATTAACTGGCAAATAGGTGTTTacgttttttccccccagaacATTTAAGACAAAAGAATAGGGGTGTGGTGAAAAAGTTGGTTATGGGAGCAAGGGGTTTATTCTGGTACAAAATAGGCAACAGTCATCGAACTGCTCTGAAAAGAGCGTGAGTCATAAATCTGCCCAGTGACAAATGTATCATGATTTCCACACTTTGAGATGATGGTTGAGGctcatgttttaaataaaactgttacaAAATGATAAGACCatactatctatctatctatctatttatctatctatctataacaTGCAGTCTCAGgacttgtgttgtgtttttatgggTATCTTTATGGTGGGGAAAGCTGTTAAGACTAAGGTGGGGttcacagtaaaagaaaaagacaaactcTGTTTGCTCTTCACATGGCTGATATGGAAGGAATGCTCATCAACTGtccttgtgtatgtgtgtatgtgtgtgtatacactgGTTTGGTCATAGCTTACAATGGAAATGTCCAGCCCAGTGCACCTTCTAATTATGCAATGTGCAGGCTTTAAACACAGGCTTTTACTTCAAAGTTTTAGATGGTCCTACATATAAAAGTCTACTTACcttctttgctttttttcatgtgttttatgCAAGGATTTGTTGCAACACACCTGCTCTTTATACACTTCATATAGTCATATAGATAGTGAAACATATTCAGTGGGTAAATCTGGTTCTCCCACAATTATGAGACCCAGAGTCACTgcccacaaacacatacagcacATCACACTGCGCAACCACAATTTACTTTGCAATATGTCACATCTATGAGAACTGTTGTAAAGTAGAAATGATGTGCCTGTTCATTATACCCAAGGTTTGACTTCATATtctggtggtgtgtgtgtgtgtgtgtgcgcgtgcagaAGATACAACAAAGATGTCAACTTTGTTGAACgtacagtatatttttatgGGTGCAGAACAGAATGTTTGTAATAGTGTTTGTCATAATGTTTGTCACGATGACAtaaagtaatgtaatgtttcaaGTTTGGAAACTACTCTTTCAGAAACTTCTAAAAGGTTGACAAGACTCAAAGAGTCTCCCAGTGTTTCTGCAGTAGTTTTATGGAAATTGGCACACTTACTATTATGTAATTCTTGTGCTCTCTCGAACACTCTTTGTgtgctgtaaatgtgtaacaTGATGCGATTTTCTTTCCTGAGATTCcgtcatcccccccccccacctcgtCCTTCACTTCACTGCTGAGGACACCAACCAATCGCACCTCAGCAGGGTCCCTCCCATGCTCTGATAAATAGTACCAGGACCAGGGAGGGTCTATCTGCCTGAATCTCCTCTctgcagagtctctcctcttacACCAGCTCCGTGCTACAAGACTCCCTCTGTGAACATGTCTGTCAGAGCCATGAAGACCACCACCTTCTCCACTGTGTCATCCTCCAGGAGCCCATCCCAGAGCTTTAGTAGCCGCTCCTTCTCCGGCTACGGTGGTCGTGGTGTGGGCAGTGGCAGGCAGAGCTACGCTGTCCGCAGCTCCTATGGGGGAGTGGGCAGCAGTGGTGCCACTGTGGGCGTTGGGGGGTTTAAGGTGGCTGGTGGGTATGTTGCTGCTGGGGGGTCTGGACAaagaggaggtggagtagaGTTTGGCTATCTGGGCTTTGGTGGAGGTGTGGGAGGTGGCATGGCCAATGAAATGATGGCCCCCATCACAGCGGTGACTGTGAACAAGAGCCTGCTGGCCCCCTTGAACCTGGAGATTGACCCCACCATCCAGGTGATCCGCACCCAGGAGAAGGAACAGATCAAGACCCTGAACAACCGCTTTGCTTCCTTTATTGACAAGGTCAGTCAATTTATGATTGAGATGAAATATTAAAGATAAACACCACCATCCTAGCAGGATGTTTTGTCCTCTATGACATGGGGACAATtgcaaaacaaacagcacataTTGTATGTTGCTTCATGGGTTTTTGTTTCTAGAGTTCTGTTGGTTGCTATGACTGTTGGCATAAAGCTATTTAATTCCACACAGAGTTgaaaaataactccagcacccCAGAGGAAATTAGTTTGTTGCACGCCAAATAGCTCAAGGTGAAACAGATCTGATTTCACAATGGAGATCATCTTTGAGACAATCCCTGTGAAAGCTGTGTACATAACAATATGCAGTCTGCTAAAATCCATGCACAGTGAGTCTGTGGGGGATACAGGCTGTTCTGAGTAATGGCTTAGCTTCCTCACATGTTTTCAATCTCAGGTGAGATCATGGAGCTGGCATAAGAGGATCAACCTGGAAACAGAGTACATGCAGGGCAGCGATGAAGAGCAGAACAGTTTTGCTTGGATGGCAATGTGAGCAATATCCTGCAAAAAGAGATTTAGCAGTTGTGGAAGTAGACAACACTACAAACACTTACAGGACAAAGAAGAGTGGGAGTGGTCAGGAAAAGGTTTACATGAGATTAGCTTGTTAATTACGAGTAGAGTAGATCACTATAGTAAAAACTACCCACCTAAAACTTTCATTAACCTAAATAATACCCACTTTATGAGGCTGCATAATAAAGAGAGACATTTTCTTGACATGAGCATGAATCATTGTTATACAGCCATTATTAAACTTAGATTACTGAAGTATCTGAAACAGCTATCTTATCAGACAGGGGCCTGCACTTATCGGCCTTTCTCGTTTAAGGAGGTACCCTAGATAGAAGTTAAACTGTAAACTGTCAGTCACGCTGAGACTGGATTGAAAAAGAAAGCTCTCATCATGTTTGCTGAGCGGTGGCAGGACCCCTCCAAGAGTCAAGACGCTGAACAGAAAAGTTGTAAAGGAGTGAACTGTGTCACAATTGGGAAACAGTGCCTCTTTGTGTTGAAACGTGGCACTATGGGTTTGAATTGAATGTGGAGTAATTGATGTGACATTTAGAGTGTGTTGGAGGTGGGAGAATTTCAATTAGTCATTTTTCTTTCAGTCGATGCTCATGCGGATCTTTGTCACTCAAACAAAATGGATCCATTCTTGTTCTCCGAGTCACACACCAAAACCCACCAACATGCATTCTTCCTCTGTCCACACCGCATGTCTCACTGATTGCATAGAGTTATGTATAGTTCTGTCTTATAACAAGAAGTTGGATGTTTGTGCAGTACCATCTTCCCATTCTGTTATTCATCGGCCTGCTCATAGTCATACATATAGTCATACATCAAGTCTGAAAATCAGCCTATCACTATTGACCCTCTCATGGCCATTCCTGTATGACCCACAGGTATAGAACTGTTtattaaactattttaaaaaaattgacatttcatttacttttttttctgcagGTACGCTTCCTGGAACAGCAGAACAAAATGCTTGAGACCAAGTGGAAACTTCTGCAGGAACAGACCACGTCTCGCTCCAACGTCGATGCCATGTTCGAAGCCTACATTGCCAACTTGCGTAAGCAGCTAGACAACTTGGGTCACGAAAAAGTCAAACTAGAGTCCGACCTGTACCACATGACTGGCCTGGTTGAAGACTTCAAAAGCAAGTGAGTGGATTAGAGGATTTCAACCTTTAGTGTTGCCCTAACCCCTTAAACCAGCTCaatgtctttttattaataatggatcaaatgactactGTTATATTAAAGGAAGCGTTCATACTGACAAACCCACAGCATTATCCCAGACtttgcagttcccctcagctccaTAAACCATTTTGCCCAGCTTTACAGTTCATCAACAAGATTTTCAGTCACAGCAGGCTGATGTTTTCAAGTTCTTTGCTTTGACTATTCACCCGCAACTAATTAATACTACTAACTAACTAGTTTTCAGTTTAAGCAGGCAGCTGTTCAGCaaaaaaagctataaaaacTCACTGTATGAGCTCATGTACACTGCGTGAGCACCAAAcgacaaacagacaaagttaacaAGTAACTGATGAACACAGGggatttagcagctaaagagccagatatttccctcagcaGTTAGAACCTAGCCACAACgacagtgaatattggacttgccACATAGCCAGAAACA
Above is a genomic segment from Micropterus dolomieu isolate WLL.071019.BEF.003 ecotype Adirondacks linkage group LG18, ASM2129224v1, whole genome shotgun sequence containing:
- the LOC123986954 gene encoding keratin, type I cytoskeletal 18-like isoform X2; the protein is MSYRRSNVQQISMTRSTPQYRAASIYGGAGGQGARISSVSTSSLRSGAPVISSSSAFRVSSGIGGGMGGGMGSSFGGGSASMASSGGIMGNERGAMQNLNDRLANYLETVRNLEQANKELEMKIREALEKGGPDTRDYSKYEHIIDDLRKQIFDKISENARFVLQIDNARLAADDFKVKFDNEMAIRQSVEADIAGLKKVIDDTNMTRMNIESEIEAVREELIFLKKNHENEVMELRNQISQSGVQVDVDAPKGQDLAQIMEEVRSNYEKIAVKNAEDLKRWHENQIVEVQAQVSQNTEALHGAQMERSDLSRQIQTLEIELASQQSLKASLDDTLQNTEMRNNMEMEKYNTLIIRLEEELTNLRANIQHQTQEYEALLNMKMKLEAEIATYKSLLDGGDFK
- the LOC123986954 gene encoding keratin, type I cytoskeletal 18-like isoform X1, which gives rise to MSYRRSNVQQISMTRSTPQYRAASIYGGAGGQGARISSVSTSSLRSGAPVISSSSAFRVSSGIGGGMGGGMGSSFGGGSASMASSGGIMGNERGAMQNLNDRLANYLETVRNLEQANKELEMKIREALEKGGPDTRDYSKYEHIIDDLRKQIFDKISENARFVLQIDNARLAADDFKVKFDNEMAIRQSVEADIAGLKKVIDDTNMTRMNIESEIEAVREELIFLKKNHENEVMELRNQISQSGVQVDVDAPKGQDLAQIMEEVRSNYEKIAVKNAEDLKRWHENQIVEVQAQVSQNTEALHGAQMERSDLSRQIQTLEIELASQQSLKASLDDTLQNTEMRNNMEMEKYNTLIIRLEEELTNLRANIQHQTQEYEALLNMKMKLEAEIATYKSLLDGGDFKLQDALDELAA